ATTATTTAGCTTCAGCCAATAATTTTTCTCCTTTTTCGATCGCAGATTCGATGCCTCCAACCAAGTTGAAAGCTGCTTCTGGCAAGTGATCCAATTCACCGTCCATAATCATGTTGAATCCTTTGATAGTGTCTTTGATATCTACCAATACACCCTGCAATCCAGTAAACTGCTCTGCTACGTGGAACGGCTGAGAAAGGAATCTTTGTACCCTTCTAGCTCTGTGTACCACTTGTTTATCTTCGTCAGACAATTCGTCCATACCCAAAATAGCAATGATATCTTGAAGCTCTTTATATCTCTGAAGAATTTCGATTACTCTTTGTGCACATCCGTAGTGTTCAGCACCTACTACCTCTTCAGACAAAATTCTTGAAGTAGAATCCAAAGGATCTACAGCTGGGTAAATACCAAGCTCAGAAATTTTTCTTGAAAGTACTGTTGTTGCATCCAAGTGAGCAAATGTAGTTGCAGGAGCAGGGTCAGTTAAATCATCTGCAGGTACGTAAACGGCCTGTACAGATGTAATAGATCCTTTCTTTGTAGAAGTAATTCTTTCCTGCATGGCTCCCATCTCTGTAGCCAATGTAGGCTGGTAACCTACTGCTGATGGCATACGACCTAGCAATGCAGATACCTCAGATCCAGCTTGTGTAAATCTAAAGATGTTGTCTACGAAGAAAAGGATATCTTTTCCTTGACCTTCGCCATCACCATCTCTGAAGTACTCAGCTACAGTAAGACCAGAAAGTGCTACTCTAGCTCTTGCCCCAGGAGGCTCGTTCATCTGACCGAAAACGAAAGTTGCTTTCGAATCACCTAATGCTTTTTTATCTACTTTAGAAAGATCCCATCCGCCTTCTTCCATAGATTTCAAGAAGTCTTCACCGTAGTTTACAATACCAGACTCAATCATCTCACGAAGCAAATCGTTTCCTTCTCTTGTTCTTTCTCCAACACCGGCGAATACTGAAAGTCCACCGTGTCCTTTGGCGATGTTGTTGATCAATTCCTGAATCAATACAGTTTTACCAACACCAGCACCACCAAACAAACCAATTTTACCACCTTTAGAATAAGGCTCAATCAAGTCAATTACTTTGATACCTGTAAACAATACTTCGGTAGAAGTAGATAGGTCTTCAAAAGCAGGAGCAGGTCTGTGAATTGGAAGAGATTTCTCTCCTTTTGGCTGCTCAATACCATCGATAGCTTCGCCGATTACGTTGAACAGACGACCTTTAATGTCTTCTCCGATAGGCATAGTGATTGCCGCACCAGTATCGATAACTTCCATACCTCTGGTCAAACCTTCGGTACCTTCCATTGCGATAGTTCTAACTCTGTCTTCGCCTAAGTGCTGCTGGCATTCCAACACTACTTTTTGTCCGTTTTCTTTGGTTACGTATAGCGCGTCCAAAATATTTGGGACTTTAGCACCATCAGCTTCGAAGCTTACGTCCACTACCGGGCCAATTACTTGTGTGATTTTACCACTATTTGCCATTTCTTGATTGTTTATTTCAATGAAAAATTGTGTCCTGTTTTTTCAAAGTGCGAAGTTAAGGGAATAATTGACTTTTCGCCAAGTATCCGACCTCTTTTTACGTAGTTAGGATTTGAGCGAAATGCGAAAGGTAGTTCCTCTATTGACATCCGACCTTTTTACAAAGATTTTTCCTTTGTGATAGTTTTCTATGATTCGTTTGACCAACGTCAAACCTAGTCCCCAACCTCGTTTTTTGGTAGTATATCCTGGTTGGAATATTTTTTGAATCCCAGCTTTTGTCATGCCTTTACCCGTATCGGCAATGTCTATTATCACATGACCTTCATTGGCTTTAAGCACTTTAATATGGATTTTACCTTCACCTCCCATGGCATCCACCGCATTTTTACAAAGGTTTTCTATTACCCATTCAAAAAGCGGCTTATTAATGTTGGCTTCAAGTTCTCTATTAGGAAAGCAAACCAAGGTGAATTCCACTCGTGTGGAAATCCTTCTTTTTAAATAATTTAAGGTCTCTTCAATGAGGTTGTACACATTAGTGCTTTCCAGAATAGGCTCAGAGCCAATGTTAGAAAATCTGGAGGTAATCATGTTCAACCGTTCCACATCTTTCTCTAACTCCACAATCATGTCCATATCCTTGAGCTTTTCATCGGACTTCAGATATTCTACCCAAGCCATAAGTGATGAAAGCGGTGTCCCTAATTGATGGGCGGTCTCTTTGGCCAATCCAACCCAAACCTTGTTTTGTTCTGCCGCTTTGGAATAATTGAACACCAAAAAGGCGATCATTCCAAAAATTCCGATCACAAATAATTGCGTAAGTGGATAATATTTGAGCTGGGTAAGCAACAGCGAGTTTTTATAGTAAATGAATTGATACCCTGTGATGCTACCATCCCTTCTCAATGTCACGAGAAGAGGTTCGTGCTCTTCCTCCATTTCTCGAATTTCATTAATTAATATTCGGTTACGCTCTTTTCTAGTCGCCGCACGATCGGCTGCAGGAATATTTTTATACTCCAGCGGATTACCCAATTCATCCGCCATCACAACGGGAATGGACTTATTGGAAAGGATGATTTCATCAAAAATAAAATTCAGGTCCGAATTGTTTTCTTGATTAGCAAAGTACTCTAGTGTGTTGGCGTAAAGCGCGATCAGTTTCTCCTCACGAGATTTTATTTGCTCCACCAATACGTTGGTATAATAAATCGACCCTATGCTGATGACAATAGATATGGCCAGTACGACCCATTTAAATTTGGATCGGTTTCTATATAAGTCTAACTGTGTGGTCTCGTATAACTTAGAAGCCATGGGATAAGGGAAGCTTGCGCGGCAAATATAGGATTTGAAATAGCTTTGCCCATTTTATTTTGAAATTTTAAGCCATGGTTCCATTGGTTTCTAATATTTTTAGGCAAGACAATTTGAATCAACTATGTATTCACGATTAGTGAAGACCTTTTTTTTACTTATTCTATTCACTACCCCCCTCACCTCAAATGCACAAAAAGTTGCACTGGTTTTAAGCGGTGGCGGTGCAAAGGGTATCGCTCATGCCGGGGTACTCAAAGCATTGGAGGAAAATAATATCCCTATTGATTATGTAGTAGGCACTTCTATGGGCAGCATTGTTGGAGGGTTTTATGCTGCAGGATATAGCCCCGATCAAATCAAAGCACTTTCGCTTTCACAGGATCTCCAAGACTGGGTGGATGGAGTGATCGATGAAAAGTACAAATATAGTTTCCATAAAAAATTACCTGACCCGTCCTGGCTGACAGTAAAGCTCAATTTTGATTCTGCATTTGATTCTAGTATAGATCCGTCTTTTGATAAAGATTATGTGTTGAATATCAATCTAGCTGAGCGCTTTCAACACGCATCGTATGTATGCAACGGCAATTATGACAGCCTTTTCGTACCCTTCAGAGCCATTGCTTCTAATATATTTATGGAGAAGCAAGAGGTACTCGATAGTGGGGTGCTTTATGAATCCATCCGATCATCTATGGCTATCCCTTTGCTTTATCGACCCGTTCGTGTCGATGGTGAGTTGTTGTTCGATGGGGGTATCTACAACAACTTTCCAGTTTCTCCTGCAAGAACTGAATTTAACCCTGACGTGATCATCGGTGTAAATGTGGGCAGTAAGGTATTGGATGAATATCCTAAAAACGACGATGAAAAACTAATAGCAGAATCGATACTCTTCTTTATGCTCAACAAAGGAGATCCTTCAAAGCTAGATAGTACTGATGTATTCATTGACATTAACTTGACAGACTACAGCACCATGGGGTTTAATAAGGCAAAGGAAATATATGAGATCGGATATCAAACGGCAATAGATCAAATCGAAGAGATAAAAGGTAAGATCAATCGGCGTGTAGATCCTGCTATCCTCAAAGAGCGAAGGGTAGAATTTCTGAATCGCCCCATGCGCCATTATTTTGACACGGTACAGATCGAAGGATTCAACCCCAAGGCCTCTCAATATATTTCAAATGTATTTGACAAAGACAATTCATTTGATTTTGAACAAACAAAACGCGCTTATTATCGCTTGATCCACAATGACTATTTTATCAACGTATTCCCCAGCTACTCTAGAGGCGACCGCTATGCTTTTCAATTGAAAGGACATCCCAACCCAAGACTCAAAGCAAAAATTGGTGGTAGTTTAACTTCAAGAAATATTTCGTACATGTATTTGGGCATGGACTTCAAGCGACTCACTAGAATTTTAGAAGAATACGAACTGAAGCTATTTGCCGGGCCATTTTATGAATCGGTATACTTTAAAAATAGAATCACATTTCCAGGGAAAAAACCCTTCTCTTTAGGCCCTACAGTAACAATCAACCATAGGGATTATTTGAATTTGGCAGACTACTTATTAGGAGAACCTGACTTGACCATCCTAGATCGTGTAGACCGAAAAATGGGTTTGTTTTTTGGCTTCCCTTTGAACCGGAAGGTAGGCTTGAGCATGGAAGCTTCATATATCTTGAACAAAGACAAATTTAGCAACGAACAGCAAATCAATACCAACGAAAATTTTGATGAATTGAAATTAGAGGGTGTACGACTAGAAGCCAGAGCCTATCACAATGGTTTTAATTACCCTCAATTTGCCACCAAAGGTTCAAAATTTGAATTTGCAATAAATCAATTTTTCATAGAGAGCGATTACTTACCTGGCAGCACATCAATCATCGCCAGCCCAGTAGAAAAAGAGAATAACACATGGTATGCCATAAAAATAGCCACTGAAAATTACTATCCACTGGGCAATAAATTCAGTTTTGGTACTACCGTTGAAGCACAGTTTTCCAATCAACCTGCCTTAGGCACCACCAAAAGCACCATTATCAATTTTACCGGCTTTTACCCGCTTCAGGACAGCAAAACACTTATGCTTGAAAATTTCAGAGCACGACAGTTCCTTGCTGTTGGCATAAAAAATGTTTGGTCGCCAATGAAAAACCTTCAATTCAGGCTAGAAGGATATGCATTCAACCCTATCGAAGAAATTACTGGGGAGAGTGGTGAAATTCCAAATTTTGAAAGAAAATGGCTCAATCCATCATTCGCCGCTACTTCTGGCATAGTGTATCATTCGTTTATAGGCCCAATTGGTCTGCATGTCAATTATTATGACGACTACCAGCACGAATGGGGCGTACTTTTGCATGTAGGATATCTGCTATTCAATCCACATTCTTTAGAGTAAATTTTTAAATTATAGCTAAATTACGGGCTATCAAACCTTTGATCACCAGATCTACTTGAACTATGAAAATAACACGAATTCTATTTTCTTTTTGTTTGTGCACCTCCAATATACTTTTTCTATCTAATGATAATCTTCTCGCCCAGGCACATGAGGAAGGCACACTTATTCGAGTGACAGGCACTGTACTTGACGAGGAATCTAAAACTCCTCTAATAGCTAATGTTTTTTATGAAAAACTTCCCTTCTATGATGATATGGGAATTTCTTCTACCAATCAACAGAATGGAGTCTATGAGCTGTATATGCTTGAAAACATCAAATATATAATTAATGTAAAGGCTGATGGCTATAAAACAATAAGTGAGGAAATGGAAGTACTAGACAATGGCACACAGTTGATAGAAAAAAACTTTGTGATGTTTCCAGATGCCGCTCATGAAAAATTCGACCTCCATAATTTGATATTTGCTCGCGGTAGAGCAGTAATAGACGAGTCCTCCTATACCGAACTCAATGATTTTGTAGATTGGCTAGAAGCAAGGCCAAATATCAACATACAACTTGAAGGGCATACCGATTTTCAAGGCAACGCACAGGCGAATCTCCAGCTCTCTCAAGATCGTGTAGACGCAGTAAAAGAATATCTTACCAAAAGGGGCGTAAAGAAAACTAGAATTAGCACTAAAGCCTTTGGAGGTACGCAGCCTCTGAGCAGAGAGCGGACCGACGAAGCCCGTACCGCCAATAGACGTGTAGAGGTTAGAATCCTCAAGCAATAAAAAATGAATATATTTATTACCACCTTGAATAAATTATCATCTCAATGAGAAAATTAATCGCCTTATTCGTTGCCAGCCTAATTACCACTGGAATCTACGCCCAGGAAACTGTCAAATGGGCCTCCGAAGTCATGCACGTGACCTCAGAGACCACTGCTCTCCAGTATGCTGCAAGTCAGGCTCTACACGCTCCGAATGTATATCCAAAAGGGGGAGAAAGTCCTAATGCTTGGAGACCAGCCAGGCCGGACAATGATGAATACATCGTGGTTAAATTTGACACACCTATTCGAGCTCAACAGATTGCCATAGCCGAAACAGAAAACCCTGGCGCTGTATCTAAGGTGTATGCCTACGATTCTTTGGATAACGAATATGTGATATTTGACCTTAACCCTAGGCCCATTCCACTTCAGAGCAGATTGCTCAACTTGTTTTTTGAAAAGACTCCCTATCGAATAGCCTATATCCGAATTGACATTAAAGGTGGGAATGTCCCCGGATTCAATAGTATTGATGCGATAGGGCTCTCATCTTCCAATATTCCGATTAGTGTTTTAATTGACCTGGCAAAAAACGTTAATGAAGAATTAAGCACCGAACGACTAGGCGAGAGTGTGAACAGTCAATATCTAGAACAAAGTCCTATTCTCTCACCGGATGGAAAAACCTTATACTTCAGTCGTCGAGCTCATCCAGATAATGTTGGTGGGGTAGATGATTATGAAGATATCTGGTACTCTGAGCTAGATGAAGAAACTCAAGAATGGCAACCAGCTAAAAATTTAGGCCCACCTTTGAACACCCCCGGACCCAATTTTATTTGTTCTATTACTCAAATAGGTGATGAAACCGTCCTTCTCCTCGGTAACAGGTATGAAAAAAGAGGCAGAATGTCGCAGGGTGTTTCAATGAGCAGAAGCAAAGGTCCGGGAAAATGGGAAAAGCCAACAAATTTGAATATCGAAAATGACTATAACTACTCAGAAAAAGTAGATTACTACATGAGTACGGACACCAAAGTAATTTTGATGGCTGTTGAACGAGACGACACCTACGGGGATAGAGATATCTATGCCTCGTTTGTCCAGCCAAATGGCAACTACAGCGAACCTAAAAACCTTGGTGGGGTAGTAAATTCTGCGGACGTTGAAAGTGGCCCTTTTCTCCATCATGATGGAGAAACTTTGTACTTCTCATCCAAAGGATTCAGAGGCTATGGAGGAGCAGATATCTACGTCTCAAAACGATTAGATGATACCTGGACCAATTGGTCGAAGCCAGAAAACCTTGGAAAAGGTGTCAATGGCCCTGATGATGACACCTATTTTAATATTCCTTCTACAGGAAGCCACGCCTACTTTACTCGTGGGCGAGCGGATGAAAATACTGATGTTTTCAGGTTTCGGATCGACGAGCTATTCATAGAACCTACGGATGAACCTGAACTAGATCCTGAAGAAATTTTTGTTACTATTCATGGAAAAGTCTTCGACTCGAAATCCAAAGAGACTATCTCCAGTAGCGTATATGTAGAAAGACTTCCTGATGGTATCACAGTTGGCAGCGCCGAAACCAATGAATATGGAGACTTTGTGTTCAAAGTAAGACCTGGAGCCACCTATGGTGTATATGCCGCCAAAGAGGGCTATCTATCTCAGGATGAGCACATCGATCTCAATGAAATTACTGAGATTACAGACATCCAGCAAGATTTGTTCTTAACTCCTATAGAAAAAGGAGTCGCTATTTCGCTGAATAATATTTTCTTCGAATTCGATCGTTCGGATTTAAGAACTTCCTCTTATGCGGAACTGGATCGAATTTTGAAATTGCTTGAAAGTGATAAGATTAACAGCATAGAAATTTCAGGCCATACGGACTCCGTAGGAGATGACGACTATAACCTCGAACTATCCAAAAGAAGAGCATGGTCTGTATACAGTTATTTTATTGCAAATGGCATCCGGGCTTCGCGATTGGAGTCTGTCGGTTACGGCGAAACCATGCCTGTAGCTCCGAATGACACCGCAGACAATAGACGAAAGAACAGGCGCGTAGAATTTAAAATTATTGACTAACTATAAAGGCTCGTTTTTCGAGCCTTTTTTCACTCTTACTTTTACATCCATTGACACTCGTACAGCTCGAATATATTATTGCCCTAGATAATCACAGACACTTTGCCATAGCAGCCGAAAAATGTTTTGTGACTCAGCCTACCCTTAGCATGCAAATTCAAAAATTGGAAGACACGCTAGGCGTGATACTTTTTGATAGATCCAAACACCCTATAGAACCAACTGAAATAGGCATTCAAATCCTCGAACAGGCCCGGATAATAATTGCAGAATCCAAGAAAGTCAGTGAAATCATAGATAATGAAAAGCATGAAATCAAAGGGAATGTCAAAATCGGAGTCATACCTACATTAGCACCTTATTTGGTCCCTTTATTCATCTCCTCTTTTGTAGAAAAGTACCCATTAATTAATCTGCAAGTAAGCGAGCACATGACAAGTGACATGCTTGACCTTCTAAAAAAGGACCAGATAGACATCGGACTTATGGTCACTCCACTCAACGAGGAAAGTATGAAAGAAAGTCCATTGTTTTATGAAGAGTTCTTTGCTTATGTATCTCACAGGCATCCTTTGTTTGACCAAAACTTAGTCGTCTCGTCGGAGCTCAACAATGAGGGTCTGTGGATA
The sequence above is drawn from the Reichenbachiella sp. genome and encodes:
- the atpD gene encoding F0F1 ATP synthase subunit beta — translated: MANSGKITQVIGPVVDVSFEADGAKVPNILDALYVTKENGQKVVLECQQHLGEDRVRTIAMEGTEGLTRGMEVIDTGAAITMPIGEDIKGRLFNVIGEAIDGIEQPKGEKSLPIHRPAPAFEDLSTSTEVLFTGIKVIDLIEPYSKGGKIGLFGGAGVGKTVLIQELINNIAKGHGGLSVFAGVGERTREGNDLLREMIESGIVNYGEDFLKSMEEGGWDLSKVDKKALGDSKATFVFGQMNEPPGARARVALSGLTVAEYFRDGDGEGQGKDILFFVDNIFRFTQAGSEVSALLGRMPSAVGYQPTLATEMGAMQERITSTKKGSITSVQAVYVPADDLTDPAPATTFAHLDATTVLSRKISELGIYPAVDPLDSTSRILSEEVVGAEHYGCAQRVIEILQRYKELQDIIAILGMDELSDEDKQVVHRARRVQRFLSQPFHVAEQFTGLQGVLVDIKDTIKGFNMIMDGELDHLPEAAFNLVGGIESAIEKGEKLLAEAK
- a CDS encoding HAMP domain-containing sensor histidine kinase gives rise to the protein MASKLYETTQLDLYRNRSKFKWVVLAISIVISIGSIYYTNVLVEQIKSREEKLIALYANTLEYFANQENNSDLNFIFDEIILSNKSIPVVMADELGNPLEYKNIPAADRAATRKERNRILINEIREMEEEHEPLLVTLRRDGSITGYQFIYYKNSLLLTQLKYYPLTQLFVIGIFGMIAFLVFNYSKAAEQNKVWVGLAKETAHQLGTPLSSLMAWVEYLKSDEKLKDMDMIVELEKDVERLNMITSRFSNIGSEPILESTNVYNLIEETLNYLKRRISTRVEFTLVCFPNRELEANINKPLFEWVIENLCKNAVDAMGGEGKIHIKVLKANEGHVIIDIADTGKGMTKAGIQKIFQPGYTTKKRGWGLGLTLVKRIIENYHKGKIFVKRSDVNRGTTFRISLKS
- a CDS encoding patatin-like phospholipase family protein, whose product is MYSRLVKTFFLLILFTTPLTSNAQKVALVLSGGGAKGIAHAGVLKALEENNIPIDYVVGTSMGSIVGGFYAAGYSPDQIKALSLSQDLQDWVDGVIDEKYKYSFHKKLPDPSWLTVKLNFDSAFDSSIDPSFDKDYVLNINLAERFQHASYVCNGNYDSLFVPFRAIASNIFMEKQEVLDSGVLYESIRSSMAIPLLYRPVRVDGELLFDGGIYNNFPVSPARTEFNPDVIIGVNVGSKVLDEYPKNDDEKLIAESILFFMLNKGDPSKLDSTDVFIDINLTDYSTMGFNKAKEIYEIGYQTAIDQIEEIKGKINRRVDPAILKERRVEFLNRPMRHYFDTVQIEGFNPKASQYISNVFDKDNSFDFEQTKRAYYRLIHNDYFINVFPSYSRGDRYAFQLKGHPNPRLKAKIGGSLTSRNISYMYLGMDFKRLTRILEEYELKLFAGPFYESVYFKNRITFPGKKPFSLGPTVTINHRDYLNLADYLLGEPDLTILDRVDRKMGLFFGFPLNRKVGLSMEASYILNKDKFSNEQQINTNENFDELKLEGVRLEARAYHNGFNYPQFATKGSKFEFAINQFFIESDYLPGSTSIIASPVEKENNTWYAIKIATENYYPLGNKFSFGTTVEAQFSNQPALGTTKSTIINFTGFYPLQDSKTLMLENFRARQFLAVGIKNVWSPMKNLQFRLEGYAFNPIEEITGESGEIPNFERKWLNPSFAATSGIVYHSFIGPIGLHVNYYDDYQHEWGVLLHVGYLLFNPHSLE
- a CDS encoding OmpA family protein produces the protein MKITRILFSFCLCTSNILFLSNDNLLAQAHEEGTLIRVTGTVLDEESKTPLIANVFYEKLPFYDDMGISSTNQQNGVYELYMLENIKYIINVKADGYKTISEEMEVLDNGTQLIEKNFVMFPDAAHEKFDLHNLIFARGRAVIDESSYTELNDFVDWLEARPNINIQLEGHTDFQGNAQANLQLSQDRVDAVKEYLTKRGVKKTRISTKAFGGTQPLSRERTDEARTANRRVEVRILKQ
- a CDS encoding OmpA family protein, translating into MRKLIALFVASLITTGIYAQETVKWASEVMHVTSETTALQYAASQALHAPNVYPKGGESPNAWRPARPDNDEYIVVKFDTPIRAQQIAIAETENPGAVSKVYAYDSLDNEYVIFDLNPRPIPLQSRLLNLFFEKTPYRIAYIRIDIKGGNVPGFNSIDAIGLSSSNIPISVLIDLAKNVNEELSTERLGESVNSQYLEQSPILSPDGKTLYFSRRAHPDNVGGVDDYEDIWYSELDEETQEWQPAKNLGPPLNTPGPNFICSITQIGDETVLLLGNRYEKRGRMSQGVSMSRSKGPGKWEKPTNLNIENDYNYSEKVDYYMSTDTKVILMAVERDDTYGDRDIYASFVQPNGNYSEPKNLGGVVNSADVESGPFLHHDGETLYFSSKGFRGYGGADIYVSKRLDDTWTNWSKPENLGKGVNGPDDDTYFNIPSTGSHAYFTRGRADENTDVFRFRIDELFIEPTDEPELDPEEIFVTIHGKVFDSKSKETISSSVYVERLPDGITVGSAETNEYGDFVFKVRPGATYGVYAAKEGYLSQDEHIDLNEITEITDIQQDLFLTPIEKGVAISLNNIFFEFDRSDLRTSSYAELDRILKLLESDKINSIEISGHTDSVGDDDYNLELSKRRAWSVYSYFIANGIRASRLESVGYGETMPVAPNDTADNRRKNRRVEFKIID
- a CDS encoding hydrogen peroxide-inducible genes activator; the encoded protein is MTLVQLEYIIALDNHRHFAIAAEKCFVTQPTLSMQIQKLEDTLGVILFDRSKHPIEPTEIGIQILEQARIIIAESKKVSEIIDNEKHEIKGNVKIGVIPTLAPYLVPLFISSFVEKYPLINLQVSEHMTSDMLDLLKKDQIDIGLMVTPLNEESMKESPLFYEEFFAYVSHRHPLFDQNLVVSSELNNEGLWILDEGHCYRSQMLNICNAKKADRFNNRVLYESGSLEALKKLVDRRGGYTLLPELFTLDLSKDEQTKLRKFSDPVPTREVGLVVKKSYAKKKLLEAMHKEILENLPPIMVSRKNTNVIKI